The following coding sequences lie in one Candidatus Neptunochlamydia sp. REUL1 genomic window:
- a CDS encoding transposase: MKKFDEEFKANAVRLVREERMKIKDVAHDLGIGKSTLSYWLGLNRKGELIKTASQKKEDEAVGLVMPAVNTEALPILILKKNIIC, from the coding sequence ATGAAGAAATTTGACGAAGAATTCAAAGCCAATGCAGTTCGTTTAGTCAGAGAAGAAAGGATGAAAATCAAAGACGTGGCACATGATTTAGGAATTGGTAAATCAACGCTTAGCTACTGGTTAGGACTCAATCGAAAGGGAGAGCTTATCAAAACGGCAAGTCAAAAAAAAGAAGATGAAGCTGTAGGCCTTGTAATGCCAGCTGTAAATACAGAAGCATTGCCTATATTAATTTTAAAAAAAAACATCATTTGCTAA